A genomic window from Betta splendens chromosome 24, fBetSpl5.4, whole genome shotgun sequence includes:
- the fam228a gene encoding protein FAM228A isoform X1, with protein MATQSLRTPGGVPANQNRRAARFATLRVERDEILTHSWTVVGQAFANFCRLSPELLTQVNEDLFFYILKMNTGKKNAAAGAIAVHIKSQKEATEATETVLLPSTRSKGISGCFRGDHTKDGSSRRPKDRLHHTLLRQLQVKMEAENQQAKKTIPPLLDTGFMKELELFLSQWDVAQLRRKELLHKRWTERVWLPLQRRVEEHVSSCGPVEAERRQSLYSQYIGHCNSKGFVFLDTYDPAEYNPFLLCKMHERHEGHRMSLCCKAGRKCTRKPQKPLPQSGRPLVKSGTSRAKSLLASYYPASKPPAEGKESSRLCTIPYHVLATATADGRCHKRSCWFSRCGPQQPAPGLQEPQSLSMSK; from the exons ATGGCAACGCAAAGCCTTCGGACACCTGGAGGAGTGCCGGCGAACCAGAACCGGCGGGCAGCGCGCTTTGCAACGTTACGGGTGGAACGCGACGAGATTCTGACCCACAGCTGGACGGTGGTGGGTCAAGCGTTCGCCAACTTTTGCCGTTTGTCGCCTGAACTTTTGACCCAAGTCAACGAAG AcctttttttctacattttgaAGATGAATACTGGGAAGAAAAACGCTGCCGCTGGTGCGATCGCGGTCCACATTAAATCACAG AAGGAGGCCACAGAAGCTACAGAGACTGTGTTACTGCCAAGCACGAGGTCAAAGGGCATCAGTGGATGCTTCAGAGGAGACCACACTAAAGATGGCTCATCACGTAGACCAAAGGACCGGCTGCATCACACCCTCCTCAGACAGCTGCAG GTAAAAATGGAGGCTGAAAATCAACAGGCAAAAAAAACAATCCCACCTTTACTGGACACAGGTTTTATGAAG GAATTAGAGCTGTTTCTTAGCCAGTGGGATGTAGcacagctgaggaggaaggagctgctgcacaagCGCTGGACTGAGCGCGTGTGGCTGCCGCTGCAGAGGAGAGTGGAGGAACATGTGTCCAGCTGTGGCCCGGTGGAGGCCGAGAGGCGCCAGAGCTTATACAGTCAGTACATCGGTCACTGCAACTCCAAG ggctttgtgtttctagacACCTACGATCCAGCGGAGTATAATCCTTTTCTCCTCTGTAAG ATGCATGAAAGGCACGAAGGACACAGAATGTCTCTTTGTTGTAAAGCAG GACGTAAATGCACAAGGAAACCCCAAAAGCCGTTACCTCAGAGCGGTCGTCCTCTTGTGAAGTCTGGGACGTCTCGGGCTAAAAGCCTACTGGCCTCATATTATCCAGCATCAAAACCTCCAGCTGAAGGAAAAGAGTCCAGCAG GCTCTGCACCATCCCGTACCATGTGCTGGCGACCGCTACAGCAGACGGACGGTGCCACAAAcgcagctgctggttctccagATGTGGTCCCCagcaaccagcaccaggtttaCAGGAGCCTCAGTCCTTGTCGATGTCCAAATAA
- the fam228a gene encoding protein FAM228A isoform X2 — MATQSLRTPGGVPANQNRRAARFATLRVERDEILTHSWTVVGQAFANFCRLSPELLTQVNEDLFFYILKMNTGKKNAAAGAIAVHIKSQEATEATETVLLPSTRSKGISGCFRGDHTKDGSSRRPKDRLHHTLLRQLQVKMEAENQQAKKTIPPLLDTGFMKELELFLSQWDVAQLRRKELLHKRWTERVWLPLQRRVEEHVSSCGPVEAERRQSLYSQYIGHCNSKGFVFLDTYDPAEYNPFLLCKMHERHEGHRMSLCCKAGRKCTRKPQKPLPQSGRPLVKSGTSRAKSLLASYYPASKPPAEGKESSRLCTIPYHVLATATADGRCHKRSCWFSRCGPQQPAPGLQEPQSLSMSK, encoded by the exons ATGGCAACGCAAAGCCTTCGGACACCTGGAGGAGTGCCGGCGAACCAGAACCGGCGGGCAGCGCGCTTTGCAACGTTACGGGTGGAACGCGACGAGATTCTGACCCACAGCTGGACGGTGGTGGGTCAAGCGTTCGCCAACTTTTGCCGTTTGTCGCCTGAACTTTTGACCCAAGTCAACGAAG AcctttttttctacattttgaAGATGAATACTGGGAAGAAAAACGCTGCCGCTGGTGCGATCGCGGTCCACATTAAATCACAG GAGGCCACAGAAGCTACAGAGACTGTGTTACTGCCAAGCACGAGGTCAAAGGGCATCAGTGGATGCTTCAGAGGAGACCACACTAAAGATGGCTCATCACGTAGACCAAAGGACCGGCTGCATCACACCCTCCTCAGACAGCTGCAG GTAAAAATGGAGGCTGAAAATCAACAGGCAAAAAAAACAATCCCACCTTTACTGGACACAGGTTTTATGAAG GAATTAGAGCTGTTTCTTAGCCAGTGGGATGTAGcacagctgaggaggaaggagctgctgcacaagCGCTGGACTGAGCGCGTGTGGCTGCCGCTGCAGAGGAGAGTGGAGGAACATGTGTCCAGCTGTGGCCCGGTGGAGGCCGAGAGGCGCCAGAGCTTATACAGTCAGTACATCGGTCACTGCAACTCCAAG ggctttgtgtttctagacACCTACGATCCAGCGGAGTATAATCCTTTTCTCCTCTGTAAG ATGCATGAAAGGCACGAAGGACACAGAATGTCTCTTTGTTGTAAAGCAG GACGTAAATGCACAAGGAAACCCCAAAAGCCGTTACCTCAGAGCGGTCGTCCTCTTGTGAAGTCTGGGACGTCTCGGGCTAAAAGCCTACTGGCCTCATATTATCCAGCATCAAAACCTCCAGCTGAAGGAAAAGAGTCCAGCAG GCTCTGCACCATCCCGTACCATGTGCTGGCGACCGCTACAGCAGACGGACGGTGCCACAAAcgcagctgctggttctccagATGTGGTCCCCagcaaccagcaccaggtttaCAGGAGCCTCAGTCCTTGTCGATGTCCAAATAA
- the fam228a gene encoding protein FAM228A isoform X3 yields the protein MATQSLRTPGGVPANQNRRAARFATLRVERDEILTHSWTVVGQAFANFCRLSPELLTQVNEDLFFYILKMNTGKKNAAAGAIAVHIKSQKEATEATETVLLPSTRSKGISGCFRGDHTKDGSSRRPKDRLHHTLLRQLQELELFLSQWDVAQLRRKELLHKRWTERVWLPLQRRVEEHVSSCGPVEAERRQSLYSQYIGHCNSKGFVFLDTYDPAEYNPFLLCKMHERHEGHRMSLCCKAGRKCTRKPQKPLPQSGRPLVKSGTSRAKSLLASYYPASKPPAEGKESSRLCTIPYHVLATATADGRCHKRSCWFSRCGPQQPAPGLQEPQSLSMSK from the exons ATGGCAACGCAAAGCCTTCGGACACCTGGAGGAGTGCCGGCGAACCAGAACCGGCGGGCAGCGCGCTTTGCAACGTTACGGGTGGAACGCGACGAGATTCTGACCCACAGCTGGACGGTGGTGGGTCAAGCGTTCGCCAACTTTTGCCGTTTGTCGCCTGAACTTTTGACCCAAGTCAACGAAG AcctttttttctacattttgaAGATGAATACTGGGAAGAAAAACGCTGCCGCTGGTGCGATCGCGGTCCACATTAAATCACAG AAGGAGGCCACAGAAGCTACAGAGACTGTGTTACTGCCAAGCACGAGGTCAAAGGGCATCAGTGGATGCTTCAGAGGAGACCACACTAAAGATGGCTCATCACGTAGACCAAAGGACCGGCTGCATCACACCCTCCTCAGACAGCTGCAG GAATTAGAGCTGTTTCTTAGCCAGTGGGATGTAGcacagctgaggaggaaggagctgctgcacaagCGCTGGACTGAGCGCGTGTGGCTGCCGCTGCAGAGGAGAGTGGAGGAACATGTGTCCAGCTGTGGCCCGGTGGAGGCCGAGAGGCGCCAGAGCTTATACAGTCAGTACATCGGTCACTGCAACTCCAAG ggctttgtgtttctagacACCTACGATCCAGCGGAGTATAATCCTTTTCTCCTCTGTAAG ATGCATGAAAGGCACGAAGGACACAGAATGTCTCTTTGTTGTAAAGCAG GACGTAAATGCACAAGGAAACCCCAAAAGCCGTTACCTCAGAGCGGTCGTCCTCTTGTGAAGTCTGGGACGTCTCGGGCTAAAAGCCTACTGGCCTCATATTATCCAGCATCAAAACCTCCAGCTGAAGGAAAAGAGTCCAGCAG GCTCTGCACCATCCCGTACCATGTGCTGGCGACCGCTACAGCAGACGGACGGTGCCACAAAcgcagctgctggttctccagATGTGGTCCCCagcaaccagcaccaggtttaCAGGAGCCTCAGTCCTTGTCGATGTCCAAATAA
- the fam228a gene encoding protein FAM228A isoform X4: MNTGKKNAAAGAIAVHIKSQKEATEATETVLLPSTRSKGISGCFRGDHTKDGSSRRPKDRLHHTLLRQLQVKMEAENQQAKKTIPPLLDTGFMKELELFLSQWDVAQLRRKELLHKRWTERVWLPLQRRVEEHVSSCGPVEAERRQSLYSQYIGHCNSKGFVFLDTYDPAEYNPFLLCKMHERHEGHRMSLCCKAGRKCTRKPQKPLPQSGRPLVKSGTSRAKSLLASYYPASKPPAEGKESSRLCTIPYHVLATATADGRCHKRSCWFSRCGPQQPAPGLQEPQSLSMSK; encoded by the exons ATGAATACTGGGAAGAAAAACGCTGCCGCTGGTGCGATCGCGGTCCACATTAAATCACAG AAGGAGGCCACAGAAGCTACAGAGACTGTGTTACTGCCAAGCACGAGGTCAAAGGGCATCAGTGGATGCTTCAGAGGAGACCACACTAAAGATGGCTCATCACGTAGACCAAAGGACCGGCTGCATCACACCCTCCTCAGACAGCTGCAG GTAAAAATGGAGGCTGAAAATCAACAGGCAAAAAAAACAATCCCACCTTTACTGGACACAGGTTTTATGAAG GAATTAGAGCTGTTTCTTAGCCAGTGGGATGTAGcacagctgaggaggaaggagctgctgcacaagCGCTGGACTGAGCGCGTGTGGCTGCCGCTGCAGAGGAGAGTGGAGGAACATGTGTCCAGCTGTGGCCCGGTGGAGGCCGAGAGGCGCCAGAGCTTATACAGTCAGTACATCGGTCACTGCAACTCCAAG ggctttgtgtttctagacACCTACGATCCAGCGGAGTATAATCCTTTTCTCCTCTGTAAG ATGCATGAAAGGCACGAAGGACACAGAATGTCTCTTTGTTGTAAAGCAG GACGTAAATGCACAAGGAAACCCCAAAAGCCGTTACCTCAGAGCGGTCGTCCTCTTGTGAAGTCTGGGACGTCTCGGGCTAAAAGCCTACTGGCCTCATATTATCCAGCATCAAAACCTCCAGCTGAAGGAAAAGAGTCCAGCAG GCTCTGCACCATCCCGTACCATGTGCTGGCGACCGCTACAGCAGACGGACGGTGCCACAAAcgcagctgctggttctccagATGTGGTCCCCagcaaccagcaccaggtttaCAGGAGCCTCAGTCCTTGTCGATGTCCAAATAA
- the fam228a gene encoding protein FAM228A isoform X5 has translation MNTGKKNAAAGAIAVHIKSQEATEATETVLLPSTRSKGISGCFRGDHTKDGSSRRPKDRLHHTLLRQLQVKMEAENQQAKKTIPPLLDTGFMKELELFLSQWDVAQLRRKELLHKRWTERVWLPLQRRVEEHVSSCGPVEAERRQSLYSQYIGHCNSKGFVFLDTYDPAEYNPFLLCKMHERHEGHRMSLCCKAGRKCTRKPQKPLPQSGRPLVKSGTSRAKSLLASYYPASKPPAEGKESSRLCTIPYHVLATATADGRCHKRSCWFSRCGPQQPAPGLQEPQSLSMSK, from the exons ATGAATACTGGGAAGAAAAACGCTGCCGCTGGTGCGATCGCGGTCCACATTAAATCACAG GAGGCCACAGAAGCTACAGAGACTGTGTTACTGCCAAGCACGAGGTCAAAGGGCATCAGTGGATGCTTCAGAGGAGACCACACTAAAGATGGCTCATCACGTAGACCAAAGGACCGGCTGCATCACACCCTCCTCAGACAGCTGCAG GTAAAAATGGAGGCTGAAAATCAACAGGCAAAAAAAACAATCCCACCTTTACTGGACACAGGTTTTATGAAG GAATTAGAGCTGTTTCTTAGCCAGTGGGATGTAGcacagctgaggaggaaggagctgctgcacaagCGCTGGACTGAGCGCGTGTGGCTGCCGCTGCAGAGGAGAGTGGAGGAACATGTGTCCAGCTGTGGCCCGGTGGAGGCCGAGAGGCGCCAGAGCTTATACAGTCAGTACATCGGTCACTGCAACTCCAAG ggctttgtgtttctagacACCTACGATCCAGCGGAGTATAATCCTTTTCTCCTCTGTAAG ATGCATGAAAGGCACGAAGGACACAGAATGTCTCTTTGTTGTAAAGCAG GACGTAAATGCACAAGGAAACCCCAAAAGCCGTTACCTCAGAGCGGTCGTCCTCTTGTGAAGTCTGGGACGTCTCGGGCTAAAAGCCTACTGGCCTCATATTATCCAGCATCAAAACCTCCAGCTGAAGGAAAAGAGTCCAGCAG GCTCTGCACCATCCCGTACCATGTGCTGGCGACCGCTACAGCAGACGGACGGTGCCACAAAcgcagctgctggttctccagATGTGGTCCCCagcaaccagcaccaggtttaCAGGAGCCTCAGTCCTTGTCGATGTCCAAATAA